CTCCTCTAAAAAATAGCAGCACTCGCTTTTATAAAACTCCTTTATAATCTCTTTTACAAACTCATCATATTTTAATTCTTCATCTTTTTTTATCTGTCTGCTAAAAAGAGCGGAGCCATCTTTAAAAACAGATACTGTGACAAAATTTTTCTGATTTAAGATCCATAAAGCTTTTTCATTTCTATCTTTTAAAAAAAATTTATAAAGCAGCAAAAATGGGGATATTATATATTTGACATTGGGGAGCTCTTTTTTGATTTTTTCTAACTCTTCTTTTGATATAACTATTTTAAATTTGTCGTCTATCTCAAAGTATGCATAATCTTTTTTATTTTCTTCCTTCTCTTTACAAAGAGTAAACTGCAAAAGGGTATTTACAAAAAGACAACTTCTAAAATTTGTTTTGACGCTAATATAAGTCTCTTTATCGTCTATTAGGGAAGTATCCACTTTTGGCCTTTAACTGCTCTTTATTTACCAAATTGTAGCATTCGCTTCTTTATATATTCCTTTGTGGATTTATCTTCAAGTTCTTCGACTTTAAAGGGCTCTCCCACATAAAACGTCAGCTTGGAGAAAGGCTTTGGAATGATAAATTTATCCCAGCTGTTAAGCTGCCAATACTTGGAAGCTTCGTAATGAAAAGGTACTATATATGCATCTTCTTTTTTAGAAATAGCCACAATACCGTCAGCTATAGAATATCTTGGACCTCTTGGACCATCAGGAGTTATTGCTATATCATACCCCTCTCTCATTTTTCTTATAGCATTTAGTAAAACTTTTGCGGCTCCCTTCTTAGTTGAGCCTCTAACAGAATCGATCCCAAATCTTTTAACTATTCTAGCTATTATCTCGCCATCGAAATGTTCGCTAATCATTACAGCAATTTTGTGTTTACCTCTTACTTTTTTGTAAAGATATGGCTGCATAAGCAGTTCACCGTGCCAAAAAGCTACGATAAAAGGCTCTTTTGGTATTTTTGAAGCAATTTTATACTCTTTTTTACAAGTAAGATAGATAAAACGTATCAGTAATGCACCGATAAACGGTAAAAGAGTAGATAGTATCTTTCTTTTTGTCTCTTTTTTCATAATTTAGACAGTTTCACCCTCTAAAGCAAGTCTTCCTGGTTTTGTGATCTTTACATCTACAAACTTTCCTAGAAGCTCTTCGCTTCCTTTTACTTTGACGATCCAGTTATTATCGCTTCTGCCGGCTACAAATCCACCAGGTTTAAGTTCTTCAAAATATACTTTATAAACTTTGCCTAGCTCACGTTTACTTATCTCGTCCAAAATTTCAAAATGGAGATCCTGTAATATTTTTAGTCTCTCGCTTGCCACCTCGTCAGGTACTTGATTTTCAAAATCTTTCGCCGGCGTTAAAGGTCTTGGAGAGTATTTAAAACTAAAAATCTGCTCGAACTTGACCTCTTTTACAACCTCTATAGTCTCTTCAAAATCTTTTTCACTCTCTCCTGGAAAACCAACTATAATATCGGTAGAGATATGTACATCGGGAACCATCTCTCTAAGTTTAGAAGCTCTATTTAAAAACCACTCTTTGGTATATCCTCTTTTCATATCTCTTAAAACTTTCGTTGAACCGCTTTGAAGCGGCATGTGCATAGATTTACAAATTTTAGGATTGTTTGCAAACTCCTCTAAAAACTCATCATCCATATGAAGAGGGTGAGGAGATGTAAATCTTATACGCTCCACCCCATCTACTTCGCTTACCAGCCTCAAAAGTTTTGTAAAGTTTATTTCGCCTTCGTAAGAGGAAAATCTTCTACCGTAATTGTTAACATTTTGCCCTAGTAAAAATATCTCTTTAGCACCGCTTTTTGCCGCTTTTTCTACCTCTTTTAAAATAAGATCCGGCGGAATTGAAATCTCTTCGCCTCTTGTGTTTGGAACTATACAAAAGGTACATTTTTTATCGCATCCTATTGATATGTTTATAAAAGCTTTATATAAAGAACTTCTAAAATCGCTAAAGGCGTATGTACTTTCATCATAATCGATATCAACTTCAACCGCTTTTTCCTTATGTAAAACGTCGGTTATTTTCGATAC
This Nitrosophilus labii DNA region includes the following protein-coding sequences:
- a CDS encoding lysophospholipid acyltransferase family protein encodes the protein MKKETKRKILSTLLPFIGALLIRFIYLTCKKEYKIASKIPKEPFIVAFWHGELLMQPYLYKKVRGKHKIAVMISEHFDGEIIARIVKRFGIDSVRGSTKKGAAKVLLNAIRKMREGYDIAITPDGPRGPRYSIADGIVAISKKEDAYIVPFHYEASKYWQLNSWDKFIIPKPFSKLTFYVGEPFKVEELEDKSTKEYIKKRMLQFGK
- the miaB gene encoding tRNA (N6-isopentenyl adenosine(37)-C2)-methylthiotransferase MiaB, which gives rise to MTKKLYIETLGCAMNVRDSEHIIAELKNKEDFDLTENIKEADLILINTCSVREKPVHKLFSEIGHFNKVKKPGAKIGVCGCTASHLGEEIIKKAPYVSFVLGARNVSKITDVLHKEKAVEVDIDYDESTYAFSDFRSSLYKAFINISIGCDKKCTFCIVPNTRGEEISIPPDLILKEVEKAAKSGAKEIFLLGQNVNNYGRRFSSYEGEINFTKLLRLVSEVDGVERIRFTSPHPLHMDDEFLEEFANNPKICKSMHMPLQSGSTKVLRDMKRGYTKEWFLNRASKLREMVPDVHISTDIIVGFPGESEKDFEETIEVVKEVKFEQIFSFKYSPRPLTPAKDFENQVPDEVASERLKILQDLHFEILDEISKRELGKVYKVYFEELKPGGFVAGRSDNNWIVKVKGSEELLGKFVDVKITKPGRLALEGETV